Proteins encoded together in one Undibacterium sp. CCC3.4 window:
- a CDS encoding PrkA family serine protein kinase, producing the protein MNIFDNYAARYDKTREEVYSMQEYLELCKKDRLAYASASERMLVAIGEAELVDTRHDPRLSRIFSNKVIKIYPAFREFYGMEEVIEQVVSYFRHAAQGLEERKQIIYLLGPVGGGKSSIAEKLKALMEKIPFYSIQGSPVNESPLGLFSEEEDGALLEEDFGIPRRYLRGIPSPWAVKRLHEFNGDINRFRVVRRYPSVLKQVAVSKTEPGDENNQDISSLVGKVDIRKLEDFAQDDPDAYSYSGGLCLANQGLMEFVEMFKAPIKVLHPLLTATQEGNFKGTEGFGAIPFEGIILAHSNESEWKTFKNNKNNEAFLDRIYIVKVPYCLRVSDEIKIYDKLVRTSSLTAAPCAPGTLKMMAQFAILSRLKEPENSSIYSKMLVYDGENLKDTDPKAKSHQEYADYAGVDEGMNGLSTRFAFKILSKVFNFDNTEVAANPVHLLYVLEQQIEREQFAPEVEQKYVSYIKEYLAQRYAEFIGKEIQTAYLESYSEYGQNIFDRYVTFADFWIQDQEFRDPDTGESFNRDALNNELEKIEKPAGISNPKDFRNEIVNFVLRARAQNAGKNPAWTSYEKLRTVIEKKMFSNTEELLPVISFNAKASSDDANKHQEFVDRMISKGYTAKQVRLLCEWYLRVRKSS; encoded by the coding sequence ATGAACATCTTTGACAACTACGCCGCTCGTTACGATAAAACGCGCGAAGAAGTCTACTCAATGCAAGAGTATCTGGAGCTGTGTAAAAAAGACCGGCTCGCGTATGCCAGTGCGTCCGAGCGTATGCTCGTCGCCATCGGCGAAGCAGAACTGGTCGACACCCGACATGATCCCAGACTGTCGCGCATTTTTTCCAATAAAGTCATTAAAATTTATCCGGCTTTCCGTGAGTTTTACGGTATGGAAGAAGTCATAGAACAAGTCGTTTCTTATTTTCGCCATGCCGCACAAGGTCTGGAAGAGCGCAAACAAATCATTTATTTACTCGGGCCAGTTGGCGGTGGCAAATCGTCGATCGCGGAAAAACTCAAAGCGCTGATGGAAAAAATTCCGTTTTACAGCATCCAAGGTTCCCCCGTCAATGAGTCACCGCTGGGCCTGTTTTCTGAAGAAGAAGACGGTGCCTTGTTGGAAGAAGATTTCGGTATTCCACGCCGTTACTTACGCGGTATCCCCAGCCCTTGGGCCGTGAAACGTCTGCACGAATTTAATGGCGATATCAATCGTTTCCGCGTGGTGCGACGTTATCCCTCGGTGCTCAAGCAGGTGGCCGTATCGAAAACCGAACCCGGTGATGAAAACAATCAAGACATTTCTTCCTTGGTCGGTAAAGTCGATATCCGTAAACTGGAAGACTTTGCCCAAGATGATCCCGATGCCTACAGCTACTCGGGCGGATTATGTTTAGCCAATCAAGGCTTGATGGAATTCGTGGAAATGTTCAAGGCACCGATCAAGGTCTTGCATCCTTTGCTGACGGCTACTCAAGAAGGCAATTTCAAAGGGACCGAAGGTTTTGGTGCGATTCCCTTCGAAGGCATCATCTTGGCGCACTCGAACGAATCGGAATGGAAAACCTTCAAAAACAATAAAAACAACGAGGCATTTTTAGATCGTATTTACATCGTCAAGGTGCCGTATTGCCTGCGCGTTAGTGATGAAATAAAAATTTACGACAAACTGGTGCGCACCTCCTCGCTGACAGCCGCCCCTTGCGCGCCCGGGACCCTGAAAATGATGGCGCAATTTGCCATCTTATCGCGGCTGAAAGAACCGGAAAATTCCAGCATCTACAGCAAAATGCTGGTGTATGACGGCGAAAACCTCAAAGACACCGATCCGAAAGCCAAGTCGCATCAAGAGTATGCCGATTACGCCGGGGTCGATGAAGGTATGAATGGGCTGTCGACGCGCTTCGCTTTTAAAATTTTGTCGAAGGTATTTAATTTCGATAATACCGAGGTCGCGGCTAACCCGGTACATTTACTGTATGTGCTGGAGCAGCAAATCGAGCGTGAGCAATTCGCTCCTGAAGTGGAACAAAAATACGTCTCGTATATCAAAGAATATCTGGCGCAGCGTTACGCCGAATTCATCGGCAAAGAAATTCAGACAGCGTATTTGGAAAGTTATTCTGAATACGGCCAGAATATTTTCGACCGCTACGTGACCTTTGCCGATTTCTGGATACAAGATCAGGAATTTCGTGATCCCGATACCGGTGAAAGTTTCAACCGCGATGCGCTGAATAACGAATTGGAGAAAATTGAAAAGCCGGCCGGCATCTCCAACCCTAAAGATTTTCGCAATGAAATTGTCAACTTCGTATTGCGCGCGCGAGCACAGAATGCCGGAAAAAATCCGGCTTGGACCAGCTATGAAAAACTGCGCACCGTGATTGAAAAGAAAATGTTTTCCAATACCGAAGAGTTATTGCCGGTCATTTCTTTCAACGCCAAAGCCAGCAGTGATGATGCCAACAAGCACCAGGAATTTGTCGACCGCATGATCAGTAAGGGCTATACCGCCAAACAGGTCAGGCTGCTGTGCGAATGGTATCTGCGGGTGAGGAAGTCATCATGA